One part of the Desulfonema ishimotonii genome encodes these proteins:
- a CDS encoding Npt1/Npt2 family nucleotide transporter, which translates to MDKVKNTLAAVFKIRAGEGRPTFLLLLHSFFTGISMVYLETASYALFLKNFDSKALPFVYIVSALVTTFFGLIYSRLEETLSFSKLLILTLGAILFSTAAFYAGMRLAPSPGVIMAMIIWYNVAFVLTGLEFWSLASRLLDVRQGKRLFGLIGVGDIIATILGGVSVSVMVKQIGTVNLLLLSAAGMACCIAVLIHITRQMAGRLLMSEEEESGEATEIGAGGLLREKYFFLILCVSALSVFGYYLLDYIFYNQVELHYPGEDQVASFLGGFIAFIGIINLISNAFLHSRLIERYGLSLGLLAVPVAVSLGSASSVVITLAGIAGIFFWLMVVTKAFDEICRTSIEEPSIRILYQPFSPAQRLRSQTVMETIVEPVASALVGGLLLLLTSVLGFEANHLIYVIILVLALWIFAAILLKREYTNALTRALTKRKLGGGVLALRDGASIEVLRKGLNSSIPGEVINCLNLLEEIEHETLERALIDLISHPDPRVREHALKKIGDLGISSANEPIRNRLESEENPKVLGTALRTLCAVSEAEAFEFVFTYLEDPDVNLEVRRGAMAGLLRNGGIDGVLSAGAKLNDLRDSKIADERKLAAEVLGEVGISSFYRPLLKLLEDSDAGVRRAAISASGKLRNPRLLPALLENFAIPDFSTAAVSAVTAFGPDILPDVEAAFDREDQTRQVRIKIIRVISRVGGNRATEILKKKIDFSEEDIRSHVLSALVSCRYQADYDEFDTIQKRIRDEVADATWSLSVLVDIGDHEDVSLLTKALKSEVDKNRKRIFSLLALIYPPKSIMQAQFNLSSKKKDMRAKALEVLDSLLSQEQKALVFPLVDDIPSAQRHSRLVAHFPQNRMSRHERLKEILVRSQQWTSSWTKICALFVVGKIATREFYDTVIACLSDPDAVVRETAVWALGRLNPDDLVQRLQGLKADKSPRVAEFSRFVINSVGFARIPVGKGGYLTRSGRYTADLFVSILQDDGERTLRRCSAANILSRFRIPAARTALVRSLGIPDKTVRTAVLDALIKGEFVIEPKERGELAGLLAVEVRDTERILESILTISSEKQAKRLISALGQEMLHNRQRILSLMVLLCEDRDFISDSMKILFYWYIRQENRPVPDTVKECFGHLVTLVRGDGETKSLSRSMEKVVILFRFRNPARLKALWDKAVPGTSADVERHLRQIAFGSSVFTLSWSRICAMDLIVRLRLSGCVPQIIGRLRDKDDMVRATSAWALFQLAPREYRKYAGELRNDVSYLVSRTAKQLSGEEV; encoded by the coding sequence ATGGATAAAGTAAAAAACACGCTGGCCGCCGTGTTCAAAATCCGGGCCGGTGAGGGGCGCCCCACCTTTCTGCTGTTGCTGCACTCTTTTTTCACAGGGATCTCAATGGTCTACCTTGAAACCGCATCCTATGCCCTGTTCCTGAAGAACTTTGACAGCAAGGCCCTGCCCTTTGTCTATATCGTCTCCGCCCTTGTCACCACATTTTTCGGACTGATCTATTCCAGGCTTGAGGAAACGCTGTCCTTTTCAAAGCTGCTGATCCTGACGCTGGGGGCGATCCTGTTTTCCACTGCGGCCTTTTATGCGGGGATGCGCCTTGCGCCCTCCCCCGGGGTCATCATGGCCATGATCATCTGGTACAATGTGGCGTTTGTGCTGACAGGCCTTGAATTCTGGAGCCTTGCCAGCCGCCTGCTGGATGTGCGTCAGGGCAAGCGGCTTTTCGGCCTCATCGGGGTCGGCGACATCATCGCCACCATCCTGGGGGGCGTTTCCGTATCCGTCATGGTAAAGCAGATCGGCACCGTCAACCTCCTGCTCCTTTCCGCAGCCGGTATGGCCTGCTGCATCGCCGTGCTGATCCATATCACCCGGCAGATGGCCGGCCGCCTGCTCATGTCCGAAGAGGAGGAGAGCGGCGAGGCCACTGAGATCGGGGCAGGCGGCCTGCTCAGAGAGAAATATTTTTTTCTGATCCTCTGTGTCTCTGCCCTGTCGGTCTTCGGATATTACCTGCTCGACTATATTTTTTACAACCAGGTGGAACTCCACTATCCCGGAGAGGATCAGGTGGCGTCATTTCTGGGCGGATTCATCGCCTTTATCGGCATCATCAACCTGATCAGCAACGCCTTTCTCCACAGCCGCCTCATCGAGCGCTACGGCCTGAGCCTGGGGCTGCTGGCCGTCCCGGTGGCGGTCTCCCTCGGATCGGCCTCATCGGTTGTCATCACACTGGCCGGGATTGCGGGGATATTCTTCTGGCTGATGGTTGTCACCAAAGCCTTTGACGAGATCTGCCGGACCTCCATCGAAGAGCCGTCCATCCGCATCCTGTACCAGCCCTTTTCCCCGGCCCAGCGGCTCAGATCCCAGACCGTGATGGAGACGATCGTGGAACCGGTTGCCAGCGCACTGGTCGGCGGCCTGCTGCTGCTGCTGACCTCTGTTCTGGGATTTGAGGCGAACCACCTGATTTATGTGATTATCCTCGTCCTGGCCCTCTGGATCTTCGCGGCGATCCTCCTCAAAAGGGAATACACCAATGCCCTGACCCGCGCCCTGACCAAGCGGAAGCTGGGGGGCGGGGTTCTGGCGCTGCGGGACGGGGCAAGTATCGAGGTGCTGCGCAAGGGGCTGAACAGCTCGATTCCCGGCGAGGTCATCAACTGTCTCAACCTGCTGGAGGAGATCGAACACGAAACCCTTGAACGCGCCCTGATCGACCTGATCAGCCATCCCGACCCCCGTGTCCGGGAACACGCGCTCAAAAAGATCGGCGATCTCGGGATCAGTTCGGCCAATGAGCCCATCCGCAACCGGCTGGAGTCCGAAGAAAATCCCAAAGTCCTGGGCACGGCCCTGCGGACCCTGTGCGCCGTTTCCGAGGCCGAGGCCTTTGAGTTCGTCTTCACCTATCTGGAGGACCCGGATGTGAACCTGGAGGTCCGGCGGGGGGCGATGGCCGGGCTGCTGAGAAACGGCGGGATCGACGGGGTACTGTCGGCCGGCGCGAAACTGAACGATCTCCGCGACTCCAAAATCGCTGATGAGCGGAAGCTGGCGGCAGAGGTGCTGGGGGAGGTCGGTATTTCAAGCTTTTACCGCCCCCTGCTCAAACTGTTGGAGGATTCGGACGCCGGGGTCCGGCGGGCCGCCATTTCCGCTTCCGGCAAACTGAGAAATCCCCGCCTGCTGCCGGCCCTGCTGGAAAATTTTGCCATACCCGATTTCAGCACGGCTGCGGTCAGCGCTGTGACCGCCTTTGGTCCGGATATTCTGCCGGATGTCGAGGCGGCCTTTGACCGGGAGGACCAGACCCGGCAGGTCCGCATCAAAATCATCCGGGTCATCAGCCGCGTCGGCGGGAACAGGGCCACTGAGATCCTGAAGAAGAAGATCGACTTCTCGGAGGAGGATATCCGCAGCCACGTTCTGTCGGCCCTGGTCTCCTGCAGATACCAGGCAGACTATGACGAATTTGACACCATCCAGAAGCGCATTCGGGATGAGGTGGCCGACGCCACCTGGAGCCTGTCGGTGCTGGTGGATATCGGCGATCACGAGGATGTGAGCCTGCTCACCAAGGCCCTGAAGAGCGAAGTGGATAAGAACCGGAAGCGGATCTTCTCCCTGCTCGCCCTGATCTATCCCCCCAAATCCATTATGCAGGCCCAGTTCAACCTCTCCAGCAAAAAGAAAGACATGCGGGCCAAGGCCCTTGAGGTGCTGGACAGCCTGCTCTCCCAGGAACAGAAAGCCCTGGTCTTCCCGCTGGTGGACGACATCCCATCGGCCCAGCGCCATTCACGGCTGGTGGCCCACTTCCCCCAGAACCGGATGAGCCGCCATGAACGGCTCAAGGAGATCCTGGTCCGCTCCCAGCAGTGGACCTCCTCCTGGACCAAGATCTGCGCCCTCTTTGTGGTGGGAAAAATCGCCACCCGGGAGTTTTATGATACGGTTATCGCCTGCCTCTCCGACCCGGACGCCGTGGTCCGGGAGACAGCGGTCTGGGCGCTGGGCCGTCTCAATCCCGATGACCTGGTTCAGCGGCTCCAGGGGCTGAAAGCGGATAAATCGCCGCGGGTGGCCGAATTTTCACGGTTTGTCATCAACTCGGTGGGCTTTGCGCGGATTCCCGTAGGCAAGGGCGGCTATCTGACCCGGTCCGGGCGATATACCGCTGATCTGTTTGTCAGCATCCTTCAGGACGATGGGGAACGGACGCTGCGCCGGTGCAGTGCCGCCAACATATTGTCCCGTTTCCGCATACCGGCAGCGCGCACGGCCCTGGTCCGCTCCCTCGGCATCCCCGACAAGACCGTCCGCACCGCCGTTCTGGATGCCCTGATCAAGGGCGAATTCGTCATCGAACCCAAGGAACGGGGCGAACTGGCAGGCCTGCTGGCCGTCGAAGTCCGGGACACGGAGCGTATCCTGGAAAGCATTCTGACCATCTCGTCGGAAAAACAGGCCAAACGGCTGATCAGCGCCCTGGGACAGGAGATGTTGCACAACCGTCAGCGGATACTTTCCCTCATGGTGCTGCTGTGTGAAGACCGGGATTTCATATCAGATTCGATGAAAATCCTGTTCTACTGGTACATCCGCCAGGAGAACAGACCGGTGCCGGACACGGTGAAGGAGTGCTTCGGACATCTGGTCACGCTGGTGCGGGGAGACGGGGAGACGAAGAGTCTGAGCCGGAGTATGGAAAAGGTGGTCATCCTGTTCCGATTCCGAAATCCTGCCCGTCTGAAAGCGCTTTGGGACAAGGCGGTTCCCGGCACGTCGGCGGACGTGGAACGCCATCTGCGCCAGATCGCCTTCGGCTCTTCGGTCTTCACCCTCTCCTGGTCCCGGATCTGTGCCATGGACCTGATTGTCCGGCTCCGGCTGAGCGGGTGTGTGCCTCAGATCATCGGCAGGCTCAGGGACAAAGACGATATGGTGCGGGCCACATCGGCCTGGGCACTGTTTCAGCTGGCCCCCCGTGAATACCGCAAATACGCCGGGGAACTGCGCAACGACGTCAGCTACCTGGTCTCCCGGACCGCCAAGCAACTGAGCGGGGAAGAGGTCTGA
- a CDS encoding VIT and vWA domain-containing protein, with protein MQEKIKYIGLIPKKAAILAAAAIFMLAALWPGDAGAAGLLIADGGFGGVLEIREHDVKVSINNGVAVTQVTQVFHNTEKRQVEALYTFPVPKGASVANFSMWINGKEMVGEVLEKKRAREIYNSYKRKRRDPGLLEQVDYKTFEMRIYPINPDADQRVQITYYQELAIDHDRAVYVYPLATVTRRDINSETTGKFAITAEIKSAIPISGIGSPSHGDEFVVADHADTYKLVSLEAAGGSLARDVVVAYDLARPKTGVDLITSRQSGEDGYFLLTLMTGKELDQMDTGMDYVFLLDISGSMENDSKLMISKNSVAAFIDELGADDRFEMMTFNVSPNMAFGELRPASPEMKEQAKTYMQSQRARGGTTLAPAMTTAYKYGNPDRTLNVVVLSDGMTEQEERTTLLQLIASRPRNARVFCIGVGNEVNRPLLEQLAEDSGGLAAFVSRGDDFRRQAKAFRRKLMRPVATDLEIGFEGVRVYDMEPAKLPNLYHGAPLRIYGRYSGDGDAKVTLRGNVQGVALNQSSTLVFPKTDSDNPEIERMWAWKRVDQLLKKADRTGSRQSVVDEIVRLGEDFSIVTEYTSFLVLENDGEYQRWKIERRNMGRMARDRKAQARRREKLEAIRTKAVQSLGPQAAADDKLISMAPKPQNVVTAPPASAPGASKIPAVQPKPRPRQSRDFNFGGGGGPVGPLFVGLAYWLRRRKSGKGNRKH; from the coding sequence ATGCAAGAAAAAATAAAGTACATCGGGCTGATTCCGAAAAAAGCAGCGATACTTGCCGCAGCTGCGATTTTCATGCTGGCGGCACTGTGGCCGGGAGACGCCGGGGCAGCCGGGCTGCTCATTGCCGACGGCGGCTTCGGGGGTGTTCTGGAGATCAGGGAGCATGACGTAAAGGTCTCCATTAACAACGGCGTTGCCGTCACCCAGGTTACCCAGGTATTTCACAACACGGAAAAGCGGCAGGTGGAGGCCCTCTACACTTTTCCCGTGCCCAAAGGGGCATCGGTCGCCAACTTCAGCATGTGGATCAACGGCAAGGAGATGGTGGGCGAGGTGCTGGAAAAAAAGCGGGCCAGGGAAATCTACAACAGCTATAAGCGCAAACGGCGGGACCCCGGCCTCCTGGAACAGGTCGATTACAAAACCTTTGAAATGCGGATCTATCCCATCAACCCCGATGCGGACCAGCGGGTTCAGATCACCTATTATCAGGAACTGGCGATTGACCACGACCGGGCCGTCTATGTCTACCCCCTGGCAACGGTGACACGACGGGATATCAACTCCGAAACCACAGGCAAGTTCGCCATCACTGCGGAGATAAAATCGGCCATTCCCATTTCGGGCATCGGAAGCCCCAGCCACGGCGACGAGTTTGTGGTGGCCGACCACGCCGATACCTACAAACTGGTCAGCCTGGAGGCCGCAGGCGGCTCCCTGGCGCGGGATGTGGTGGTGGCCTATGATCTGGCCCGGCCCAAAACCGGCGTGGATCTGATCACCTCCCGCCAGAGCGGAGAGGACGGCTATTTTCTCCTGACCCTGATGACCGGCAAAGAGCTGGATCAGATGGACACGGGCATGGATTATGTCTTTTTACTGGACATTTCCGGCAGTATGGAAAATGATAGCAAACTGATGATCTCCAAGAACTCCGTGGCGGCCTTTATCGACGAGCTGGGGGCGGACGACCGGTTTGAGATGATGACCTTCAACGTCTCCCCGAACATGGCCTTTGGCGAACTGCGGCCCGCATCCCCGGAAATGAAGGAACAGGCCAAAACCTATATGCAGTCCCAGCGGGCCAGGGGCGGAACGACACTGGCCCCGGCCATGACCACGGCCTACAAATACGGCAATCCCGACCGGACCCTCAATGTGGTGGTACTCAGCGACGGCATGACCGAGCAGGAAGAGCGGACGACGCTGCTGCAACTCATCGCTTCCCGGCCCCGGAATGCACGGGTCTTCTGCATCGGCGTGGGCAATGAGGTGAACCGCCCGCTGCTGGAACAACTGGCCGAGGATTCCGGCGGGCTGGCGGCCTTTGTTTCGCGGGGCGACGACTTCAGGCGACAGGCCAAAGCCTTCCGCCGGAAGCTGATGCGACCCGTGGCCACAGACCTTGAGATCGGCTTTGAGGGCGTGCGGGTTTATGACATGGAACCGGCAAAATTGCCCAACCTGTACCACGGCGCTCCGCTGCGGATTTATGGCCGTTATTCCGGGGATGGTGACGCCAAAGTCACCCTCAGAGGCAATGTGCAGGGCGTGGCCCTGAACCAGTCGAGTACCCTGGTATTTCCCAAGACCGATTCGGACAACCCGGAAATCGAGCGGATGTGGGCGTGGAAGCGGGTGGACCAGCTTTTGAAAAAGGCCGACCGGACCGGTTCCCGCCAGTCGGTGGTGGACGAAATCGTCCGGCTGGGGGAGGATTTCTCCATCGTGACGGAGTACACTTCTTTTCTGGTCCTGGAAAACGACGGGGAATATCAGCGCTGGAAGATCGAACGCCGGAATATGGGCCGAATGGCCCGGGACCGCAAGGCCCAGGCCCGTCGGCGGGAGAAACTGGAAGCGATCCGAACAAAGGCGGTTCAGAGCCTCGGTCCCCAGGCCGCAGCGGATGACAAGCTGATTTCAATGGCCCCGAAGCCGCAAAACGTTGTGACCGCGCCGCCCGCATCAGCACCGGGCGCGTCAAAAATACCGGCTGTTCAGCCCAAACCCCGCCCCAGGCAGAGCCGGGATTTCAACTTCGGCGGGGGCGGCGGCCCGGTCGGTCCTCTGTTTGTCGGACTGGCCTACTGGCTGCGGCGGAGAAAATCCGGCAAAGGAAACCGGAAACACTAA
- a CDS encoding sigma-54-dependent transcriptional regulator: protein MKHLGADERAFFSLISQAVIANPFSEERARLDLEISGLFPGVSYEERLNRTIAEVVRRTDRFEAGGQADIRLYSGEDRRLVEHAFLFDAFHRFLQPFDAFISKQISAGDTSLKVPFAGETLSLLHRRGFSPDRACRFFALFFQLRRAFFFIDHSLVGRSESMKQLRRKLWNNVFTHDIDIYDRYLWNRMEDFSTLLLGETGTGKGTAAAAIGRSGYIPFDEKKGCFAESFCRSFVELNLSEFSESLIESELFGHKKGAFTGAIENYRGVFDRCSPYGAILLDEIGEVTRPVQIKLLRVLQERRFCPVGSHEMRRFPGRVIAATNRSMTELREGGILRDDFFYRLCSDVITVPPLRTRIREDPAELDELLALTVARMLGDPSPEVAERVKKEIERHPGRTYPWPGNVRELEQCVRQILLNRAWTPRTAAGQPEPVADLMEGFEEGRLNARTLMSGYCKMLYDRLGTFEAVARRTQIDRRTVKKYIGMRDEKERLVNRVRKQ from the coding sequence ATGAAGCATTTGGGCGCCGATGAGCGGGCGTTTTTTTCCCTGATCAGCCAGGCGGTGATCGCCAACCCGTTCAGCGAAGAGCGGGCGCGGCTGGACCTTGAAATTTCCGGCCTGTTTCCGGGCGTATCCTATGAAGAGCGCCTGAACCGGACCATTGCCGAAGTGGTCCGGCGCACGGACCGGTTCGAGGCGGGCGGGCAGGCCGATATCAGGCTTTATTCGGGGGAGGACCGCCGCCTGGTGGAACACGCCTTTCTCTTTGACGCCTTTCACCGCTTTCTTCAGCCCTTTGACGCATTTATTTCAAAGCAGATCAGCGCTGGCGACACCTCCCTGAAAGTACCCTTTGCCGGGGAGACACTTTCGCTGCTGCACCGGCGGGGATTCTCGCCGGACCGGGCCTGCCGCTTTTTTGCGCTCTTTTTTCAGCTTCGCCGGGCCTTCTTTTTCATCGACCACAGCCTGGTGGGGCGGAGCGAGAGCATGAAACAGCTTCGGCGCAAGCTCTGGAACAACGTCTTCACCCATGACATCGACATCTACGACCGCTACCTCTGGAACCGGATGGAGGATTTCTCCACGCTGCTTCTGGGGGAGACCGGCACCGGCAAGGGGACGGCTGCCGCAGCCATCGGCCGGTCCGGCTACATCCCCTTTGACGAAAAAAAAGGGTGTTTTGCCGAAAGCTTTTGCCGCTCGTTTGTGGAGCTGAACCTGTCCGAATTCTCCGAATCCCTCATCGAATCCGAGCTGTTCGGCCACAAAAAGGGCGCGTTTACCGGGGCCATTGAGAATTACAGGGGCGTGTTTGACCGGTGCAGTCCCTATGGCGCCATCCTTCTGGACGAGATCGGCGAGGTCACCCGCCCGGTTCAGATCAAGCTGCTGCGGGTGCTTCAGGAACGGCGGTTCTGCCCGGTGGGCAGCCACGAGATGCGCCGGTTTCCGGGCCGGGTCATTGCGGCCACCAACCGGTCCATGACGGAACTCCGGGAAGGGGGCATCCTCCGGGATGATTTCTTTTACCGGCTCTGTTCAGACGTGATCACCGTGCCGCCTCTGCGAACGCGCATCCGGGAAGATCCGGCGGAGCTGGATGAACTGCTGGCCCTGACGGTGGCCCGCATGCTGGGCGATCCGTCACCGGAGGTGGCGGAAAGGGTGAAAAAGGAGATTGAGCGGCATCCGGGCCGAACATATCCCTGGCCCGGCAACGTGAGGGAGCTGGAGCAGTGCGTGCGGCAGATCCTGCTTAACCGGGCCTGGACGCCCCGCACAGCCGCCGGTCAGCCGGAGCCGGTCGCTGATCTGATGGAAGGCTTTGAAGAAGGCAGACTCAATGCCCGGACGCTTATGAGCGGCTACTGCAAAATGCTGTACGACCGGCTGGGCACCTTTGAGGCCGTGGCCCGCCGCACACAGATTGACCGCCGGACAGTGAAAAAATATATCGGGATGCGGGACGAAAAAGAAAGACTTGTCAACCGGGTGCGAAAACAGTAA
- a CDS encoding YceK/YidQ family lipoprotein: protein MKSAVLLLSAIVLCFTTGCGTIISSDQGQLKARFTRKYEQDLIKYKEHKEKGEIEKAKEYQKNIEMYERYAGRGYEGCKLPVPYVYGGTMTDIRLLLFPWICTTCGESGWIFSTRCIPLLFPLALADLPLSFAADTLLLPYTIHMQSKYGNIEEKSLLYN from the coding sequence ATGAAATCCGCTGTTCTTCTATTGTCGGCAATCGTTTTATGTTTTACAACAGGTTGCGGAACCATAATAAGCTCGGATCAGGGACAGCTGAAAGCCCGGTTCACCAGAAAATATGAGCAAGACCTGATCAAATATAAAGAACATAAAGAAAAGGGCGAAATTGAAAAGGCCAAGGAATACCAAAAAAATATAGAGATGTATGAAAGGTATGCGGGGAGAGGTTATGAGGGCTGCAAGCTGCCTGTGCCCTATGTTTACGGAGGGACAATGACAGATATCCGCCTTCTCCTGTTTCCCTGGATATGTACAACCTGTGGTGAAAGCGGATGGATATTCAGTACCCGTTGCATTCCGCTTCTCTTCCCTCTGGCATTGGCGGATCTGCCATTAAGCTTTGCCGCTGACACCCTGCTTTTGCCATACACAATTCATATGCAATCAAAATACGGAAATATTGAAGAAAAATCATTACTTTATAATTGA
- a CDS encoding TRAP transporter permease: MSSADQKKKKKEEQEEPKGYRRKFKGGAAIFVSLVAIGLSLFHLYTAGISPLTAIFQRSIHLVFIMVLAFSLIPMSRRASLRRVDLFLILDGILILLALAIGSYIWAEFDSIIERQGDWTRMDMVMGCIALGLVLEATRRAIGPFMAGIGIVFLLYAYFGPYMPDMLAHKGYSVERIVTTLYLTTEGIWGLPTGVAATFVFVFILFGAFLERTGGGDFFIDMAYSITGRMTGGPAKTSVVASGFMGSVSGSAVANVVTTGAFTIPMMKKVGYKRHVAGAVEAAASTGGQIMPPIMGAGAFLMAEFTNTSYLTIIKVAIVPALLYYMTVLFFVHFEAKKDGLKPIPRDQLPKFGPTLKKGLHFLIPMAILIYVLLNNYSPMMAGFIAVVSTVAAAMCRKATRLSGKDILAGLEAGAKSAIMVSAACGCAGIIVGCVSLTGLGLKFSSMVVSLSAGSPVLAILLIGLASLVLGMGLPVTASYIVLVILAGPALMDLGLPILVAHMVVFWYSQDANVTPPVSLASFAGAGIAGASPMKTAFVSWKIAKGLYIIPIVMAYRPLLGNGPAGEVVLTIILTAIGLIAFASALEGFLIRKLNRAELLLMYGASFALFWPIYWLSLAGACVFLTIFGFQWLEARRLKNSQAESPVQTEQALPSKG, encoded by the coding sequence ATGAGCTCAGCAGATCAAAAAAAAAAGAAAAAGGAAGAACAGGAGGAGCCAAAAGGCTACCGCAGGAAATTCAAGGGCGGGGCCGCCATATTTGTTTCGCTGGTGGCCATCGGCCTCTCCCTTTTCCATCTCTATACAGCCGGCATCTCCCCGCTTACGGCCATCTTTCAGCGATCCATCCACCTTGTCTTTATCATGGTGCTGGCCTTCTCCCTGATCCCCATGAGCCGCCGGGCTTCCCTCAGACGGGTTGATCTTTTTCTGATCCTCGACGGTATCCTGATCCTTCTGGCCCTGGCCATAGGGAGCTATATCTGGGCGGAGTTTGACAGCATCATTGAGCGGCAGGGAGACTGGACCCGGATGGATATGGTCATGGGCTGCATCGCTCTGGGTCTGGTTCTGGAGGCCACCCGACGGGCCATCGGACCGTTCATGGCCGGAATCGGTATCGTTTTTCTTCTGTATGCTTACTTCGGCCCCTATATGCCGGATATGCTGGCCCACAAGGGATACAGTGTGGAGCGGATCGTCACCACCCTGTACCTGACCACCGAAGGCATATGGGGGCTTCCCACAGGCGTGGCCGCCACCTTTGTCTTCGTCTTCATTCTGTTCGGCGCTTTTCTGGAGCGCACCGGCGGCGGCGACTTTTTCATTGATATGGCCTACAGCATCACGGGCCGCATGACCGGCGGTCCGGCCAAGACATCGGTGGTGGCCAGCGGCTTCATGGGGTCGGTCTCCGGCTCGGCTGTGGCCAATGTTGTGACCACGGGGGCCTTTACCATTCCCATGATGAAGAAGGTGGGATATAAGCGCCATGTGGCCGGTGCGGTCGAAGCAGCCGCCTCCACGGGCGGGCAGATCATGCCGCCCATCATGGGGGCCGGGGCCTTCCTCATGGCCGAGTTCACCAACACCTCCTACCTGACCATCATCAAGGTCGCCATTGTGCCGGCCCTGCTCTACTACATGACCGTCCTCTTTTTCGTCCATTTCGAGGCAAAAAAAGACGGACTGAAGCCCATTCCCAGGGACCAGCTTCCCAAGTTCGGTCCGACGCTGAAAAAGGGGCTCCACTTTCTCATCCCAATGGCCATCCTGATCTATGTCCTGCTGAACAACTACAGCCCCATGATGGCAGGATTTATCGCCGTTGTCTCCACTGTTGCGGCAGCCATGTGCCGAAAGGCCACCCGCCTGAGCGGCAAAGACATATTGGCAGGGCTGGAGGCCGGGGCCAAAAGCGCCATCATGGTTTCCGCAGCCTGCGGGTGTGCGGGCATTATCGTGGGCTGCGTGAGCCTCACCGGCCTGGGCCTCAAGTTCTCCAGCATGGTGGTCTCCCTCTCGGCAGGAAGCCCGGTTCTGGCCATTCTGCTCATCGGTCTGGCCTCCCTGGTCCTGGGCATGGGCCTGCCGGTGACGGCCTCCTATATCGTGCTGGTCATCCTGGCCGGTCCGGCTCTCATGGATCTGGGCCTGCCCATTCTGGTGGCCCACATGGTGGTCTTCTGGTACAGCCAGGACGCCAACGTCACCCCGCCCGTCTCCCTGGCCTCCTTTGCCGGGGCAGGCATTGCAGGCGCATCCCCCATGAAGACGGCCTTTGTCTCCTGGAAGATCGCCAAGGGGCTTTACATCATCCCCATCGTCATGGCCTATCGGCCCCTGCTGGGAAACGGCCCTGCAGGCGAGGTGGTCCTGACCATAATCCTGACGGCCATCGGCCTCATCGCTTTTGCCAGCGCGCTGGAGGGATTTCTGATCCGGAAGCTGAACAGGGCCGAACTGCTGCTCATGTACGGCGCATCCTTTGCCCTGTTCTGGCCCATCTACTGGCTGAGTCTGGCAGGCGCATGCGTTTTTCTGACCATTTTCGGCTTCCAGTGGCTTGAAGCCCGGCGTCTGAAAAATTCACAGGCGGAAAGTCCGGTTCAGACGGAACAGGCACTGCCGTCCAAAGGGTAG
- a CDS encoding cyclic nucleotide-binding domain-containing protein, whose translation MLLTIERVIILKSVNIFSEVPEEDLVEVASIVEEVHVESGEDIIVKEDIGTSMYIIVKGRARVHDGGKELAVLEERTVFGELAALDPEPRSATITALEDCHLFKLEEGPLYDLMAEHVEVVRGIIRVLCRRMRNTLRQQMKQKTCEKGLDRD comes from the coding sequence ATGTTACTCACTATTGAAAGAGTTATTATTCTGAAATCGGTCAATATATTCTCCGAGGTGCCCGAAGAGGATCTGGTGGAGGTGGCCTCCATTGTGGAGGAGGTTCATGTGGAATCCGGGGAGGATATCATTGTCAAAGAAGATATCGGCACCTCCATGTACATCATCGTCAAAGGCCGTGCGCGGGTGCATGACGGGGGCAAGGAGCTGGCGGTTCTGGAGGAGCGGACGGTTTTCGGCGAGTTGGCGGCCCTGGACCCCGAACCCCGGTCCGCCACCATCACCGCCCTTGAGGACTGCCACCTGTTCAAACTGGAGGAAGGCCCGCTCTACGACCTCATGGCCGAGCATGTGGAGGTGGTCCGGGGAATCATCCGGGTGCTGTGCCGGCGGATGCGGAATACGCTTCGCCAGCAGATGAAGCAGAAGACTTGTGAAAAGGGCCTGGACAGGGATTAA